In Paenarthrobacter sp. GOM3, a single window of DNA contains:
- the ald gene encoding alanine dehydrogenase: protein MIIGVPKEIKNNEFRVAITAAGVHEFRTHGHTVLVERGAGLGSGITDEEYSIAGAEIVNEADDVWGRADMVMKVKEPIAAEYHRFRKGLILFTYLHLAAEPELTAELINSGVTAIAYETVQEGRTLPLLAPMSEVAGRLSVVVGASSLMAPAGGKGVLLGGVPGVRPAKVVVLGAGVAGTNAAAMALGLGADVTIMDININRLRELDALYQGRLKTVASNAYEIEKSVIDADLVIGSVLIPGAKAPKLVTNELVSRMKPGSVLVDIAVDQGGCFEDTHPTTHQEPTYKVHNSIFYCVANMPGAVPNTSTYALTNVTLRYAVALANLGVKAAFDRDPALAAGLNIAGGHVAHHSVSEAHNLPLVNDWHSLVSA, encoded by the coding sequence ATGATCATCGGCGTCCCCAAAGAAATCAAGAACAACGAGTTCCGCGTAGCCATCACGGCCGCCGGTGTCCACGAGTTCCGCACCCACGGACACACCGTCCTGGTTGAGCGCGGCGCAGGACTGGGCTCGGGCATCACCGACGAGGAATACTCGATTGCCGGCGCCGAAATCGTCAACGAAGCCGATGACGTGTGGGGCCGCGCTGACATGGTCATGAAGGTCAAGGAACCCATCGCGGCCGAGTACCACCGCTTCCGCAAGGGCCTGATCCTCTTCACCTACCTGCACCTCGCTGCTGAGCCCGAACTCACCGCCGAGCTCATCAACTCCGGCGTGACGGCCATCGCCTACGAAACCGTGCAGGAAGGCCGCACCCTTCCGCTGCTCGCCCCGATGTCAGAGGTTGCAGGCCGCCTGTCCGTCGTGGTCGGCGCTTCCTCGCTGATGGCTCCGGCCGGCGGCAAGGGCGTCCTGCTGGGCGGCGTACCGGGTGTCCGTCCGGCCAAGGTTGTTGTCCTCGGCGCCGGCGTTGCGGGAACCAACGCCGCTGCCATGGCGCTGGGCCTCGGTGCCGATGTCACCATCATGGACATCAACATCAACCGGCTGCGCGAACTCGACGCCCTCTACCAGGGCCGCCTGAAGACCGTTGCCTCCAACGCCTACGAGATCGAGAAGTCAGTCATCGACGCAGATCTCGTGATCGGCTCCGTCCTGATCCCGGGTGCCAAGGCTCCCAAGCTGGTCACCAACGAACTCGTCTCCCGCATGAAGCCGGGATCGGTCCTGGTGGACATCGCCGTTGACCAGGGCGGCTGCTTCGAGGACACGCACCCCACCACCCACCAGGAACCGACGTACAAGGTCCACAACTCGATCTTCTACTGCGTTGCCAACATGCCTGGCGCCGTTCCGAACACCTCCACGTACGCACTGACCAACGTCACCCTGCGCTACGCCGTGGCACTGGCCAACCTGGGCGTCAAGGCCGCTTTCGACCGCGACCCCGCCCTCGCAGCCGGCCTCAACATCGCCGGTGGCCACGTGGCACACCACTCCGTTTCCGAGGCGCACAACCTGCCGCTCGTGAACGACTGGCACAGCCTGGTTTCCGCCTAG
- a CDS encoding RNA polymerase sigma factor, with amino-acid sequence MLDPLADEYVQADQDDPALLFTAAYNSFAGPVFGYLRARGVDDPEAVTQDVFLALHPQLETLQGGLRGAKSLLFSIAHARMVDHYRKRARTPGSTPYEPDLDGRRAPSAEDQAFGRAAGLGVSDLLEGLADDYREVLALRVVADLSVEETAAIMGKSQGAVKQLQRRALAALKKRAQRSNGTS; translated from the coding sequence GTGCTTGACCCTTTGGCTGATGAATATGTGCAGGCGGATCAGGACGACCCCGCACTGCTCTTCACGGCTGCCTATAACAGCTTCGCGGGGCCCGTCTTCGGCTACCTCCGCGCCCGGGGCGTGGACGACCCCGAGGCCGTCACGCAGGACGTTTTCCTGGCCCTCCATCCCCAGCTGGAAACCCTTCAAGGCGGGCTCCGAGGGGCAAAGTCCCTGTTGTTCTCCATCGCCCACGCCCGCATGGTGGACCATTACCGCAAGCGTGCACGAACACCCGGTTCCACCCCCTACGAGCCGGACCTGGACGGCCGACGCGCCCCGTCGGCCGAGGACCAGGCGTTCGGGCGGGCCGCTGGCCTGGGGGTTTCGGACCTCCTGGAGGGCCTCGCGGACGACTACCGGGAAGTGCTTGCGCTGAGGGTCGTTGCCGACCTCTCCGTTGAGGAGACAGCGGCCATCATGGGCAAGTCGCAAGGAGCAGTGAAGCAGTTGCAGCGCAGGGCATTGGCCGCACTGAAAAAACGGGCACAACGATCGAACGGCACATCATGA
- a CDS encoding PucR family transcriptional regulator has translation MQQDVEQIVERVALKLGRGLSLEDLDGVLLAYSSNQSHADRVRVNFLLSKRVPTDVSAWQLSHGISTAVRPVVVPANDELGMLGRVCVPLLVRGFRVGYLWVQLDVEEQSATAILAELPGVRDELDLLAGLLLDSNTAESEFRRRREQEFLSACNGESNAVAAVAGWKEIQGRGPWQLVTILDPDGAGSAVDPIAATLTHRSAALQSTIGVNAALFSAGTETHSVVLFRESGGRADHAQVLVHYQLELAKRAGRTVDRVILGISEPFQVIRQLAGAYRQSKVAAQAAAVDLPLGELVESRAVGVYQLFDRLLAPGGWDDTGSVHYRTLEDQDRNGELLPVLELLYDNDSSVRDVAVKLHLHRSSIYNRLGRIRQLIGADPLSGAIRLELHAALKAHRWARRPRI, from the coding sequence ATGCAGCAGGACGTGGAACAGATTGTTGAACGCGTCGCGCTGAAGCTCGGCCGCGGCTTGTCACTGGAAGACCTCGACGGCGTCCTCCTCGCCTACAGCTCCAACCAGTCGCACGCCGACCGCGTCCGGGTAAACTTCCTGCTCAGCAAGCGCGTCCCCACCGACGTCAGCGCATGGCAGCTCTCCCACGGCATCTCCACGGCAGTGCGCCCAGTGGTAGTCCCCGCCAACGATGAACTGGGGATGTTGGGCAGGGTCTGCGTCCCACTCCTGGTCCGCGGATTCCGCGTCGGCTACCTGTGGGTGCAACTGGATGTCGAAGAGCAAAGCGCGACGGCGATACTCGCCGAATTGCCCGGCGTACGGGACGAACTGGACCTGCTGGCGGGGCTGCTCCTTGACTCAAACACGGCCGAATCGGAGTTTCGGCGCCGCCGCGAACAGGAGTTCCTTTCCGCTTGCAACGGTGAATCCAACGCGGTGGCTGCCGTTGCCGGGTGGAAGGAAATCCAAGGGCGGGGTCCGTGGCAACTGGTGACCATCCTGGACCCGGACGGTGCCGGATCCGCCGTCGACCCCATTGCGGCAACCCTGACCCACCGCTCCGCGGCGCTGCAGTCCACGATCGGTGTCAATGCTGCCCTGTTCAGTGCCGGAACGGAGACGCATTCGGTGGTCCTGTTCCGGGAATCCGGCGGGCGGGCTGACCATGCGCAGGTGCTGGTGCACTATCAACTGGAGCTCGCCAAGCGGGCCGGAAGGACCGTGGACCGGGTCATCCTGGGCATCAGCGAACCATTCCAGGTAATCCGGCAGCTCGCTGGTGCGTACCGCCAGTCCAAGGTGGCGGCCCAGGCTGCCGCGGTGGACCTGCCGCTGGGCGAGCTCGTGGAAAGCCGGGCAGTAGGCGTCTACCAGCTTTTCGATCGCCTGTTGGCGCCCGGTGGCTGGGATGACACCGGATCGGTCCACTACAGGACGTTGGAGGACCAGGACAGGAACGGCGAGCTCCTGCCGGTCCTGGAGTTGCTCTACGACAATGACAGTTCCGTCCGGGATGTCGCAGTGAAGCTCCACCTGCACAGGAGCAGCATCTACAACCGGCTCGGCCGGATCCGCCAGCTCATCGGGGCTGACCCGTTGAGTGGCGCGATCCGGCTTGAACTGCACGCGGCACTAAAGGCCCACCGCTGGGCACGGCGCCCCAGGATCTAG